The Nakamurella alba genome has a window encoding:
- a CDS encoding HNH endonuclease signature motif containing protein — protein sequence ETRRLLCDTKVIPAVLDALGVPLDVGRARRTVPKALRGALILRDRGCAFPGCDRPPAWCDAHHIQFWARDLGVTSLDNGVLLCGHHHRLIHQQDWTIQLNPEDRLPEFIPPPWLDPGQRPRRNTHHPPHRASGTSSG from the coding sequence CCGAAACCCGCAGGCTGCTGTGCGACACCAAAGTCATCCCCGCCGTGCTGGACGCCCTCGGGGTGCCGTTGGATGTCGGCCGCGCCCGCCGCACCGTCCCCAAAGCCCTGCGCGGAGCACTCATCCTCCGCGACCGCGGGTGCGCGTTCCCCGGCTGCGACCGACCCCCCGCCTGGTGCGACGCCCACCACATCCAGTTCTGGGCCCGCGACCTCGGCGTCACCAGCCTGGACAACGGCGTCCTGCTCTGCGGACACCACCACCGCCTGATCCACCAACAGGACTGGACCATCCAGCTCAACCCCGAAGACCGGCTCCCCGAATTCATCCCACCCCCCTGGCTCGACCCCGGACAACGACCACGCCGCAACACCCACCACCCACCCCACCGCGCATCCGGCACCAGCAGCGGCTGA
- a CDS encoding VOC family protein — MKWLLEVVQVPVADVDRAKSFYADGLGFVVDFDMPAGEGRRFVQLTPPGSGCSIQISTGMHADLVPGTLRGLVLVVPDILAAHAELAGRGVETSGVTVIDRDLGSRPPREGDDLDNVGMVHLSDPDGNQWVVQQISSRAD, encoded by the coding sequence ATGAAGTGGCTGCTCGAAGTGGTTCAGGTGCCGGTCGCCGATGTCGATCGTGCGAAGTCGTTCTACGCCGACGGGCTCGGGTTCGTCGTGGACTTCGATATGCCCGCCGGTGAGGGACGTCGTTTCGTCCAGCTGACCCCGCCGGGGTCCGGCTGCTCGATCCAGATCTCCACCGGCATGCACGCCGATCTGGTGCCGGGCACGTTGCGCGGCCTGGTGCTGGTGGTGCCCGACATCCTCGCTGCTCATGCGGAACTCGCCGGTCGTGGGGTGGAGACCAGCGGCGTGACCGTGATCGACCGTGACCTCGGGTCCCGTCCGCCGCGGGAGGGCGATGACCTCGACAACGTCGGAATGGTCCACCTCTCGGATCCCGACGGGAACCAGTGGGTCGTGCAGCAGATCAGCAGCCGCGCCGACTGA
- the argG gene encoding argininosuccinate synthase — protein MSKVLTSLPAGEKVGIAFSGGLDTSVAVAWMREHGAVPCAYTADIGQYDEPDLSGVPSRAQQYGADIARLVDCRAALVEEGLVALACGAFHIRSGGLPYFNTTPLGRAVTGTLLVRAMHEDGVSIWGDGSTYKGNDIERFYRYGLLANPRLRIYKPWLDEAFVSELGGRTEMSEWLTARDLPYRASVEKAYSTDANIWGATHEAKKLEFLDASIEIVEPIMGVAHWDASVDIPAEDVTVTFERGRPVAINGQTFASAVDLVMEANAVGGRHGLGMTDQIENRIIEAKSRGIYEAPGMALLFTAYERLVNAVHNEDTIATYHAEGRRLGRLLYEGRWLDPQSLMLRESLQRWVGSAVTGTVTLRLRRGWDYTVLDTVGENLSYHPEKLSMERVEDAAFGPTDRIGQLTMRNLDIADSRSKLELYAGLGQLDAERTLVGALEPGESAAIASLSPSDQPDEAMDEAVDRAQMEFGAD, from the coding sequence GTGTCCAAGGTTCTGACGTCCCTCCCGGCCGGCGAGAAGGTCGGCATCGCGTTCTCCGGTGGTCTCGACACCTCGGTGGCGGTCGCCTGGATGCGCGAGCACGGCGCCGTGCCGTGCGCGTACACCGCCGACATCGGCCAGTACGACGAGCCCGATCTGTCCGGCGTGCCGTCCCGGGCGCAGCAGTACGGCGCCGACATCGCGCGACTGGTCGACTGCCGCGCAGCGCTGGTGGAGGAGGGCCTGGTCGCCCTCGCCTGCGGCGCCTTCCACATCCGTTCCGGCGGTTTGCCGTACTTCAACACCACGCCGCTCGGTCGCGCGGTGACCGGCACCCTGCTGGTCCGTGCGATGCACGAGGACGGCGTCTCGATCTGGGGCGACGGCTCGACCTACAAGGGCAACGACATCGAGCGGTTCTACCGCTACGGCCTGCTGGCGAACCCGCGGCTGCGGATCTACAAGCCGTGGCTGGACGAGGCCTTCGTCTCCGAGCTGGGCGGCCGCACCGAGATGTCCGAGTGGCTGACCGCCCGCGACCTGCCCTACCGCGCGTCGGTGGAGAAGGCGTACTCGACGGACGCCAACATCTGGGGTGCCACCCACGAGGCGAAGAAGCTCGAGTTCCTCGACGCCTCGATCGAGATCGTCGAGCCCATCATGGGTGTCGCGCACTGGGACGCCTCGGTCGACATCCCCGCCGAGGACGTCACTGTCACGTTCGAGCGCGGCCGTCCCGTCGCGATCAACGGGCAGACGTTCGCGTCGGCGGTCGACCTGGTGATGGAGGCGAACGCGGTCGGCGGCCGGCACGGACTGGGCATGACCGACCAGATCGAGAACCGGATCATCGAGGCCAAGTCGCGCGGCATCTACGAGGCCCCGGGCATGGCGCTGCTGTTCACCGCGTACGAGCGGCTCGTCAATGCGGTGCACAACGAGGACACCATCGCGACCTACCACGCCGAAGGGCGGCGGCTGGGCCGGCTGCTCTACGAAGGCCGCTGGCTGGACCCGCAGTCGCTGATGCTGCGCGAGTCGCTGCAGCGCTGGGTCGGGTCGGCCGTGACCGGGACCGTGACGCTGCGCCTGCGTCGTGGCTGGGACTACACGGTGCTGGACACCGTGGGCGAGAACCTCAGCTACCACCCGGAGAAGCTGTCCATGGAGCGCGTCGAGGACGCGGCCTTCGGGCCGACGGACCGCATCGGCCAGCTGACCATGCGGAACCTCGACATCGCCGACTCCCGGTCGAAGCTGGAGCTCTATGCCGGTCTCGGTCAGCTGGACGCCGAGCGCACCCTCGTCGGAGCGCTGGAGCCAGGGGAGAGCGCGGCGATCGCGTCCCTCTCCCCTTCCGACCAGCCCGACGAGGCGATGGACGAGGCCGTCGACCGCGCGCAGATGGAGTTCGGCGCCGACTGA
- a CDS encoding methylated-DNA--[protein]-cysteine S-methyltransferase, which yields MTQTVDGPAPATGASLPPAPFEVPLAPADRCTVLPTPVGEFLMTGNGEQLLGTFFADDAGIAPACPLPRDDAAFADARRQLHEYFAGERQSFDLRLAPTGPLFAMRVWAALTQIPYGETASYGDIAERIGRPGAARAVGSANHVNPLPIVVPCHRVIGADGSMVGFGGGMERKHILLGVEAQTLF from the coding sequence GTGACCCAGACCGTCGATGGCCCGGCCCCGGCGACCGGCGCTTCCCTGCCGCCGGCGCCGTTCGAGGTTCCGCTGGCCCCGGCCGACCGGTGCACGGTGCTGCCCACGCCCGTCGGCGAGTTCTTGATGACCGGGAACGGCGAACAACTGCTCGGCACCTTTTTCGCCGACGACGCCGGCATCGCCCCGGCCTGCCCGTTGCCGCGCGACGACGCCGCCTTCGCCGACGCCCGGCGGCAGCTGCACGAGTACTTCGCGGGCGAGCGGCAGTCGTTCGACCTCCGACTCGCACCCACCGGCCCGCTCTTCGCGATGCGGGTCTGGGCCGCACTCACGCAGATCCCCTACGGCGAGACCGCCTCCTACGGCGACATCGCCGAGCGCATCGGGCGGCCCGGAGCGGCGCGGGCCGTCGGATCGGCCAACCACGTGAATCCGCTCCCGATCGTCGTGCCCTGCCATCGGGTCATCGGTGCCGACGGGTCGATGGTCGGGTTCGGCGGCGGCATGGAGCGCAAGCACATCCTGCTCGGCGTCGAGGCGCAGACCCTGTTCTGA
- the purU gene encoding formyltetrahydrofolate deformylase, producing the protein MSPRPAPGREFVLTLSCQDGPGLVYAVTGYLVRCGADILASQQFDDRLTGRFFMRVHFDVPDGGLSIAELRREFDDVSQAHAMTYDLVDVTTPTRTLLMVSKFGHCLNDLLYRYRIGTLNIEIPVIVSNHPDYAALAASYEIPYVHIPVTRETKPEAEAQLLRLIKEHDVDLVVLARYMQVLSEQTSHELSGRAINIHHSFLPSFKGAKPYHQAHDRGVKLIGATAHYVNDDLDEGPIIEQDVVRVDHNLGPDDLVAAGRDVETQVLSRAVQWHSERRVMLNGARTVVFR; encoded by the coding sequence GTGTCCCCTCGCCCGGCACCCGGCCGCGAGTTCGTGCTGACCCTGTCCTGCCAGGACGGGCCCGGCCTGGTCTACGCCGTCACCGGCTACCTGGTGCGTTGCGGTGCGGACATCCTGGCCAGCCAGCAGTTCGACGACCGGCTCACAGGGCGGTTCTTCATGCGGGTGCACTTCGACGTGCCGGATGGCGGTCTTTCGATCGCGGAGCTGCGGCGGGAGTTCGACGACGTCTCGCAGGCTCACGCCATGACGTACGACCTGGTCGACGTCACCACGCCGACCCGCACGCTGCTGATGGTCAGCAAGTTCGGGCACTGCCTGAACGATCTGCTCTACCGGTATCGCATCGGCACCCTCAACATCGAGATCCCGGTGATCGTCTCCAACCACCCGGATTACGCGGCGCTCGCTGCGTCGTACGAGATCCCTTACGTACACATCCCTGTCACCCGGGAGACGAAGCCGGAGGCGGAAGCGCAGCTGCTCCGGCTGATCAAGGAGCACGACGTCGACCTGGTGGTGCTGGCCCGGTACATGCAGGTGCTCAGCGAACAGACCAGCCACGAGCTGTCCGGCCGGGCGATCAACATCCACCACTCGTTCCTGCCGAGCTTCAAGGGCGCGAAGCCGTACCACCAGGCGCACGACCGCGGGGTCAAGCTGATCGGGGCGACCGCGCACTACGTCAACGACGACCTCGACGAGGGGCCGATCATCGAGCAGGACGTGGTGCGGGTGGACCACAACCTGGGGCCGGACGACCTGGTCGCCGCCGGCCGCGACGTCGAGACCCAGGTGCTGTCCAGGGCCGTGCAATGGCACAGCGAGCGCCGGGTGATGCTCAACGGCGCCCGCACCGTGGTTTTTCGGTAG
- a CDS encoding IclR family transcriptional regulator has product MSEPVVPLRGAEAGAVQSVDRALTILELLAADGQLGVTEIAGLLGVHKSTASRLLATLESHGLAEQLPDRGRYRLGVGVLRLAGATRSRLDVVQESRPVTKALATEIGETVNIVILSGRETLYLDQVAGTSALRIHNWVGKRNPLHATANGRVLLAHISDTERDALLAASVGSAGSLPRLTEHTVTSRAGLLAELEQVRARGYAVARDELEIGLTAVAAPIRGTDGSVIASLSASGPTFRVADRLDGVVAAVMSAAVAVSHRMGWAGPSRLSS; this is encoded by the coding sequence ATGTCCGAGCCCGTCGTCCCGCTCCGCGGCGCCGAGGCAGGCGCCGTGCAGTCGGTGGACCGTGCACTGACCATCCTCGAACTGCTCGCCGCGGACGGTCAGCTCGGCGTCACCGAGATCGCCGGCCTGCTCGGCGTGCACAAGTCGACGGCCTCCCGGCTGCTGGCCACCCTCGAGTCGCACGGCCTCGCCGAGCAACTGCCCGATCGCGGCCGGTACCGGCTCGGCGTCGGGGTGCTGCGGCTGGCCGGCGCCACTCGGTCCCGCCTCGACGTCGTGCAGGAGAGCCGGCCGGTCACCAAGGCACTGGCCACCGAGATCGGCGAGACGGTCAACATCGTGATCCTGTCCGGCCGGGAGACGCTCTACCTGGACCAGGTCGCCGGGACCTCGGCGCTGCGCATCCACAACTGGGTCGGCAAGCGGAACCCGCTGCACGCCACGGCGAACGGCCGGGTACTGCTCGCCCACATCTCCGACACCGAGCGGGACGCACTCCTCGCGGCGTCGGTGGGGTCGGCGGGCTCCCTGCCGCGGCTCACCGAGCACACGGTGACCAGTCGGGCCGGGTTGCTCGCCGAGCTGGAGCAGGTCCGGGCACGCGGGTACGCCGTGGCCCGCGACGAACTCGAGATCGGCCTGACCGCCGTAGCGGCGCCGATCCGCGGCACCGACGGGTCCGTCATCGCCTCCCTCTCCGCATCCGGCCCGACCTTCCGGGTCGCGGACCGGCTCGACGGTGTGGTGGCGGCGGTGATGAGCGCCGCGGTCGCGGTGTCGCACCGCATGGGCTGGGCCGGCCCGTCACGCCTGTCGTCCTGA
- a CDS encoding aldehyde dehydrogenase family protein, with protein MTATVDSDGATPTAVDGLWIDGARAVSTGTGIREIRCPADGSLVATVTEGTAADASAAIDAARAAFDSGVWSAVPEIERGALLLRVADLLQRDRAAYARAEALDTGKRLVEAEYDIDDVTSAFRYYGGIAGTDSGRVVDTGRPDALSRIVYAPIGVCSLITPWNYPLLQVSWKVAPALLAGNTFVLKPSELTPSTAILLMSTLAEAGLPAGVANLVTGTGTGVGAVLTTDPRVDMVSFTGGLATGKAIMAAGADTVKRVALELGGKNPNIVFADADREAALDNALTAVFLHSGQVCSAGARLVVQDSIHDEFVAELAERAGRIRLGGPFDEKAETGPLISAAHREKVHSYVRSAVAEGAELRCGGAVPGDPALADGFYYPPTVLDGCDASMRCVQEESFGPVLTVETFTDEAEAIAIANDTEYGLAGAVWTQDAGRAQRVAQALRHGTVWINDYHPYVPQAEWGGFGRSGNGRELGPTGLAEYREIKHIWQNTAPTAQYWFSK; from the coding sequence GTGACCGCGACCGTGGACAGCGACGGCGCCACGCCGACCGCCGTCGACGGCCTCTGGATCGATGGCGCCCGGGCGGTCTCGACGGGCACTGGTATCCGCGAGATCCGTTGCCCTGCTGATGGTTCGCTGGTCGCGACGGTGACGGAGGGTACCGCCGCGGACGCGAGCGCCGCGATCGATGCGGCCCGCGCCGCGTTCGACTCCGGCGTCTGGTCGGCCGTCCCGGAGATCGAGCGCGGTGCCCTGCTGCTCCGGGTGGCCGACCTGCTCCAGCGCGACCGGGCGGCCTACGCCCGCGCCGAGGCACTGGACACCGGCAAGCGGCTGGTCGAGGCCGAGTACGACATCGACGACGTGACCTCGGCCTTCCGCTACTACGGCGGCATCGCCGGCACCGACTCCGGTCGCGTGGTGGACACCGGCCGCCCGGATGCGTTGAGCCGCATCGTGTACGCGCCGATCGGCGTCTGCTCGCTGATCACCCCGTGGAACTACCCATTGCTCCAGGTCTCCTGGAAGGTGGCGCCCGCACTGCTGGCCGGGAACACCTTCGTCCTCAAGCCCTCCGAGCTCACCCCGTCGACGGCGATCCTGCTGATGTCCACCCTCGCCGAGGCCGGCCTTCCGGCCGGCGTCGCGAACCTGGTCACCGGCACCGGCACCGGGGTCGGTGCCGTCCTGACCACCGACCCGCGCGTCGACATGGTCAGCTTCACCGGCGGTCTGGCGACCGGCAAGGCGATCATGGCGGCCGGCGCCGACACGGTGAAGCGGGTCGCCCTCGAGCTGGGCGGCAAGAACCCGAACATCGTGTTCGCCGACGCGGACCGCGAGGCGGCACTCGACAACGCCCTCACCGCCGTGTTCCTGCATTCCGGTCAGGTCTGCTCGGCCGGCGCCCGGCTGGTGGTGCAGGACAGCATCCACGACGAGTTCGTCGCCGAGTTGGCCGAGCGCGCCGGCCGCATCCGGCTGGGCGGGCCGTTCGACGAGAAGGCCGAGACCGGTCCGCTGATCTCGGCCGCGCACCGCGAGAAGGTGCACTCCTACGTCCGGTCCGCGGTCGCGGAAGGCGCCGAACTCCGTTGCGGCGGAGCGGTTCCCGGCGATCCGGCACTGGCCGACGGCTTCTACTACCCGCCGACCGTGCTGGACGGCTGCGATGCCTCGATGCGCTGCGTGCAGGAGGAGTCCTTCGGCCCGGTGCTGACCGTGGAGACCTTCACCGACGAGGCCGAGGCGATCGCGATCGCCAACGACACCGAGTACGGCCTGGCCGGCGCCGTCTGGACGCAGGACGCCGGCCGTGCGCAGCGGGTCGCCCAAGCCCTGCGGCACGGCACCGTCTGGATCAACGACTACCACCCCTACGTGCCGCAGGCCGAGTGGGGCGGCTTCGGCCGCTCCGGCAACGGTCGCGAGCTCGGCCCCACCGGACTCGCCGAGTACCGCGAGATCAAGCACATCTGGCAGAACACCGCACCCACAGCGCAGTACTGGTTCTCGAAGTAG
- a CDS encoding quaternary amine ABC transporter ATP-binding protein, producing the protein MSTTSAPLLAKGATPSAEPDFSVRNLWKVFGHKADRIPGDPQLAGLTGPEILERTGCVPAVRDMSFDVGRGEVFVVMGLSGSGKSTLVRCLTRLIEPTAGQVLLEGLDIMKASESDLRELRRRKMSMVFQHFGLLPHRTVLDNVSYGLEIRGTGKGARHTRAREIIELVGLHGYEDRFPDQLSGGMQQRVGLARALAGDPDVLLFDEPFSALDPLIRRDMQAEVIRLHREMGKTMVFITHDLSEALKLGDRILIMRHGELVQIGRGDELVGAPADEYVADFVSEVPRADVLTLRWIASPVPDGTDLSTAPALSADTVIRSAIPTVLGTPGPVRVVDGGVTLGVVGRDDILHLITSSGHGVTEVGAASATVDPDAA; encoded by the coding sequence ATGAGCACCACATCCGCCCCCCTCCTCGCCAAGGGCGCGACTCCGTCCGCCGAACCGGACTTCTCCGTCCGCAACCTCTGGAAGGTGTTCGGCCACAAGGCCGATCGCATCCCCGGTGACCCGCAGCTGGCGGGCCTGACCGGACCGGAGATCCTCGAGCGCACCGGGTGCGTGCCCGCCGTCCGCGACATGAGCTTCGACGTCGGCCGCGGCGAGGTCTTCGTGGTGATGGGTCTGTCCGGCTCCGGGAAGTCCACCCTGGTCCGGTGTCTCACCCGGCTGATCGAACCCACCGCCGGCCAGGTGCTGCTCGAGGGCCTGGACATCATGAAGGCCTCGGAGAGCGACCTGCGCGAGCTCCGCCGCCGCAAGATGTCGATGGTGTTCCAGCACTTCGGCCTGCTCCCGCACCGCACCGTGCTGGACAACGTCTCCTACGGCCTGGAGATCCGCGGCACCGGCAAGGGCGCCCGGCACACCCGGGCCCGCGAGATCATCGAGCTGGTCGGCCTGCACGGCTACGAGGACCGCTTCCCGGACCAGCTGTCCGGCGGCATGCAGCAGCGGGTCGGCCTGGCCCGCGCGCTGGCCGGCGATCCCGACGTGCTGCTCTTCGACGAGCCGTTCTCCGCCCTCGACCCGCTGATCCGGCGGGACATGCAGGCGGAGGTGATCCGGCTGCACCGCGAGATGGGCAAGACGATGGTCTTCATCACCCACGACCTCTCCGAGGCGCTCAAGCTGGGCGACCGGATCCTGATCATGCGGCATGGTGAGCTGGTCCAGATCGGCCGCGGCGACGAACTCGTCGGCGCGCCGGCGGACGAGTACGTGGCCGACTTCGTCTCCGAGGTACCGCGGGCCGACGTCCTGACACTCCGCTGGATCGCCTCGCCGGTGCCGGACGGCACCGACCTGTCCACCGCACCCGCGCTGTCCGCCGACACGGTGATCCGGTCCGCGATCCCCACCGTGCTGGGCACCCCCGGCCCGGTCCGGGTGGTCGACGGCGGGGTCACCCTCGGGGTGGTCGGCCGGGACGACATCCTGCACCTGATCACCAGTTCCGGGCACGGCGTCACCGAGGTCGGGGCGGCCTCCGCCACCGTGGACCCGGACGCGGCCTGA